One window of Gemmatimonadaceae bacterium genomic DNA carries:
- the lpdA gene encoding dihydrolipoyl dehydrogenase produces the protein MANFDVIFLGGGPAGYVGAIRAAQLGLTVGVIEREGLGGTCVLWGCIPAKALLESSHIANRLKHAAEFGVKVGDITLDYGVAMKRSRDVSIKNSKGVEFLFKKNKVTWIKGTGVIGAGKTVKVSTADGKTETHTAAKALIIGTGSRVKGLPQAGLELNKTTVISSDEALVLEKAPKTLAVVGAGAVGCEFADVFNAFGTKVTILEVMPRILPLEDEDSSAEVARSFKKRGIDVYAGAKLSGAKIGKDSVTLTVEAGGQKQELTVEKVLVAAGRAANVENIGLKEAGVQLTDRGFIKVNDKLETTAKGIYAIGDVAGPPMLAHKGEREGVIVAEIIAGHHHHPINYGNIPNCTYCSPEVASIGFTEAQCKEKKLDYKVGKFPFSANGRARTAGETEGFVKIIRDAKYGEILGAHLVGPHVTEMIHELLVARENEFTVEEVDLAIHAHPTLSEAVAEAVLDSMGKMIHA, from the coding sequence ATGGCAAACTTCGATGTGATTTTCTTGGGCGGCGGCCCGGCGGGCTACGTCGGCGCCATCCGCGCGGCCCAGCTTGGCTTGACCGTCGGTGTCATCGAGCGCGAGGGACTCGGCGGCACGTGCGTGCTCTGGGGATGCATCCCGGCCAAGGCGCTGCTCGAGTCGTCGCACATTGCCAACCGGCTCAAGCACGCGGCCGAATTCGGCGTGAAGGTCGGCGACATCACGCTCGACTATGGCGTGGCGATGAAGCGCTCGCGCGATGTTTCCATCAAGAACTCCAAGGGCGTCGAGTTCCTCTTCAAGAAGAACAAGGTCACCTGGATCAAGGGCACGGGCGTCATCGGCGCCGGGAAGACGGTCAAGGTCTCGACCGCCGACGGCAAGACGGAGACGCACACGGCCGCCAAGGCGCTCATCATCGGCACCGGCTCGCGCGTGAAGGGCCTGCCGCAGGCGGGGCTGGAGCTGAACAAGACGACGGTGATCTCGTCGGACGAGGCGCTGGTGCTCGAGAAGGCCCCCAAGACGCTCGCCGTCGTCGGCGCCGGCGCCGTGGGCTGCGAATTTGCCGACGTCTTCAATGCGTTCGGCACGAAGGTGACCATCCTCGAGGTGATGCCGCGCATCCTGCCGCTCGAGGACGAGGACAGCTCGGCCGAGGTGGCGCGCTCGTTCAAGAAGCGCGGCATCGACGTCTACGCCGGCGCGAAGCTTTCGGGCGCGAAGATTGGCAAGGACAGCGTCACCCTCACCGTCGAGGCGGGGGGCCAGAAGCAGGAGCTCACGGTGGAGAAGGTGCTCGTCGCCGCCGGCCGTGCCGCGAACGTCGAGAACATCGGGCTCAAGGAAGCGGGGGTGCAGCTGACCGACCGCGGCTTCATCAAGGTGAACGACAAGCTCGAGACGACGGCCAAGGGGATCTACGCCATCGGTGACGTCGCCGGGCCGCCGATGCTGGCCCACAAGGGCGAACGCGAGGGCGTGATCGTCGCCGAGATCATTGCGGGGCATCATCACCACCCCATCAACTACGGCAACATCCCCAACTGCACGTACTGCAGTCCCGAAGTGGCGTCCATCGGCTTCACCGAGGCGCAGTGCAAGGAGAAGAAGCTCGACTACAAGGTCGGCAAGTTCCCCTTCAGCGCGAACGGCCGCGCCCGCACGGCGGGCGAGACCGAGGGCTTCGTGAAGATCATCCGCGACGCCAAGTACGGCGAGATCCTCGGCGCGCACCTCGTGGGCCCGCACGTGACGGAGATGATTCACGAACTGCTGGTCGCCCGTGAGAACGAGTTCACCGTGGAAGAGGTGGATCTCGCCATCCACGCGCACCCGACGCTCAGCGAGGCGGTCGCGGAGGCGGTGTTGGATTCGATGGGGAAGATGATACACGCGTAA
- the lipB gene encoding lipoyl(octanoyl) transferase LipB has translation MNDRRLLVAELGSMPYADALTLQRDAARARLSGALADDVLFLVQHPPVITLGRSTKAGNLLVSSEHLAARGVELFDVERGGDVTFHGPGQLVGYPIMNLERHTQDLHWYLRQLEEAMIRALATFDIVAARNPGKTGVWVRDRKIASIGVHARQWVTWHGFALNVTTDLSYFDLMVPCGIQDVVMTSVERELLDAATGPCLAPSPALFEDVRERTVAAFCSLFALTPEPADLAALRTTIAS, from the coding sequence GTGAACGACCGCCGCCTCCTCGTCGCCGAGCTCGGCTCCATGCCGTATGCCGACGCGCTCACGCTCCAGCGCGACGCCGCCAGGGCGCGGCTGTCCGGCGCGCTCGCCGATGATGTGCTGTTCCTCGTGCAGCATCCGCCCGTCATCACGCTCGGCCGGTCGACGAAAGCCGGCAACCTGCTCGTCTCGTCGGAGCACCTGGCGGCGCGTGGCGTCGAACTGTTCGACGTGGAGCGCGGCGGTGACGTCACCTTTCACGGGCCGGGCCAGTTGGTGGGCTATCCCATCATGAACCTCGAGCGGCATACGCAGGACCTGCACTGGTACCTGCGCCAGCTCGAGGAGGCGATGATCCGCGCGCTCGCGACGTTCGACATCGTCGCAGCGCGCAATCCCGGCAAGACCGGCGTCTGGGTGCGCGATCGCAAGATTGCGTCCATCGGCGTGCACGCGCGCCAGTGGGTGACGTGGCACGGCTTCGCGCTCAATGTCACGACCGACCTCTCGTATTTCGACCTGATGGTGCCGTGCGGCATCCAGGATGTGGTGATGACGAGTGTCGAGCGTGAACTGCTCGATGCGGCCACGGGCCCGTGCCTCGCGCCGTCGCCGGCGCTCTTCGAGGACGTTCGCGAGCGCACCGTCGCCGCGTTCTGTTCCCTCTTCGCCCTGACACCAGAGCCCGCCGACCTGGCGGCGCTGCGGACAACCATCGCGTCATGA
- a CDS encoding ATP-dependent helicase yields the protein MSDDPRLYPKRERSVAPRASETSAADGLNDAQRRAATHGDGPLLIVAGAGTGKTRTLVHRVGVLLERGVRPERILLLTFTRRSAQEMLARVERLVGSSSRHVHGGTFHATAHRLLRRFGEQAGIRPDFTIMDQSDAEDLMQFSRARLGFGDKKKRFPKKETLHHVYSRHVNTDIPVGALLREEYPRFVEYEDDIAKVYADYTQRKQERNLVDYDDLLLFWAMLLEQVPALADRIAALYDHILVDEYQDTNLLQARILRGMCRTHRNLTVVGDDAQSIYSFRGATIRNILDFPREFPGTTIVALEENYRSTQPILDTSNQLISRAGERYTKSLYTKRTGGDRPWLVTAQDEPTQTRFVVDRLLELHEEGIPLREIAVLFRAGYHSADLEIELTARNIPFDKWGGLKFLEAAHVKDVLAFLRVLENPRDEVSWYRLLLLMPGIGEVTARHAMEVMAEHAWNHSAFGQFTPPPRARAAHQALVSLLDGLRTGTFDEDGAVAREIARVRVLYDDILREKYDRPDPRLADLDQLQVIAGGYPSRAAFLSALALEPPQGTQDLGFGSDREDDTLVLSTAHSAKGREWDAVFVIWAVDGYFPLSRALGSDEQIDEERRLMYVALTRARNHLAVSYPLNVYDTRRGADYTLDQVSRFLDRGVRATMQRIVAEPPIGELPPPDAKAPPVVDLRALLRGKFSS from the coding sequence GTGTCCGACGATCCCCGCCTCTATCCCAAGCGCGAACGCAGCGTCGCGCCGCGCGCCAGCGAGACCAGTGCCGCCGATGGCCTGAACGACGCCCAGCGGCGCGCGGCCACGCACGGCGACGGTCCGTTGCTCATCGTGGCGGGGGCCGGCACGGGGAAGACGCGGACGCTCGTGCACCGGGTGGGGGTGCTGCTGGAGCGCGGCGTGCGTCCCGAGCGCATCCTGCTGCTCACGTTCACGCGGCGGTCCGCGCAGGAGATGCTCGCGCGCGTCGAGCGCCTGGTCGGCAGCAGCAGCCGGCACGTGCATGGCGGCACCTTCCACGCCACGGCCCACCGGCTGCTCCGCCGCTTCGGCGAGCAGGCGGGCATTCGTCCCGACTTCACCATCATGGACCAGTCGGACGCCGAGGACCTGATGCAGTTCTCGCGCGCCCGCCTGGGCTTCGGCGACAAGAAGAAGCGCTTCCCCAAGAAGGAGACGCTGCACCACGTCTACTCGCGGCACGTCAACACCGACATCCCCGTGGGCGCGCTCTTGCGCGAGGAATACCCGCGCTTCGTCGAGTACGAGGACGACATCGCCAAGGTCTACGCCGACTACACGCAGCGAAAGCAGGAGCGCAACCTCGTCGACTACGACGACCTGCTGCTCTTCTGGGCGATGCTGCTGGAGCAGGTGCCGGCCCTCGCCGACAGGATCGCGGCGCTCTACGACCACATCCTGGTGGATGAGTACCAGGACACCAACCTGCTGCAGGCGCGCATCCTGCGCGGGATGTGCCGCACGCACCGCAACCTGACCGTGGTCGGGGATGACGCGCAGAGCATCTACTCGTTCCGCGGCGCCACCATCCGCAACATCCTCGACTTCCCGCGCGAGTTTCCGGGCACCACCATCGTCGCGCTCGAGGAGAACTACCGCTCCACACAGCCGATCCTCGACACCTCCAACCAGCTGATCTCCCGCGCCGGCGAACGGTACACGAAGAGCCTGTACACGAAGCGCACCGGTGGCGACCGGCCCTGGCTCGTCACCGCGCAGGACGAACCGACGCAGACCCGCTTCGTCGTGGACCGCCTGCTCGAACTGCACGAGGAGGGAATTCCGCTGCGCGAGATCGCGGTCCTCTTCCGGGCCGGATACCACAGCGCCGACCTCGAGATCGAGCTCACCGCGCGCAACATCCCGTTCGACAAATGGGGCGGCCTCAAGTTCCTCGAGGCGGCGCACGTCAAGGACGTGCTCGCCTTCCTGCGCGTCCTCGAGAACCCGCGCGATGAAGTCAGCTGGTATCGCCTGCTCCTCCTGATGCCCGGGATCGGCGAGGTGACGGCGCGTCACGCCATGGAAGTGATGGCCGAGCACGCGTGGAACCATTCCGCCTTCGGGCAATTCACCCCGCCGCCGCGCGCCCGCGCCGCGCATCAGGCGCTGGTCTCGCTGCTGGATGGCCTGCGCACCGGCACGTTTGACGAGGACGGGGCGGTGGCCCGCGAGATCGCCCGCGTGCGCGTGCTGTACGACGACATCCTGCGCGAGAAATACGACCGTCCCGATCCGCGGCTCGCCGACCTCGACCAGCTTCAGGTGATCGCCGGCGGCTACCCCAGCCGCGCCGCCTTCCTGAGCGCGCTCGCCCTCGAGCCGCCGCAGGGCACGCAGGACTTGGGCTTCGGCTCGGACAGAGAGGACGACACCCTCGTGCTCTCCACCGCGCACAGCGCCAAGGGGCGCGAGTGGGATGCCGTTTTCGTCATCTGGGCAGTGGACGGATACTTTCCGCTCTCACGCGCGCTCGGCAGCGACGAGCAGATCGACGAGGAGCGGCGCCTGATGTACGTGGCGCTCACCCGCGCGCGCAATCATCTGGCGGTGTCGTATCCGCTGAATGTCTACGACACGCGCCGCGGCGCCGATTACACGTTGGACCAGGTCTCGCGGTTCCTCGATCGCGGTGTGCGCGCCACCATGCAGCGCATCGTCGCGGAACCGCCAATTGGCGAACTACCGCCCCCCGATGCGAAAGCTCCACCGGTCGTGGACCTGCGAGCGCTCCTGCGCGGCAAGTTCAGCAGCTAA
- a CDS encoding M14 family zinc carboxypeptidase: protein MSPRSCRIAVVALSTVAACTATSRPSTRPAPAAECCLELGRRVATEQRVGALENRRFNHAQYWSAIAPSLTAKALRVTPVGASTHGRPLRAITFGTGPTTVFLWSQMHGDESTATMALADLLAWFALADTQRDPVRDRLASQLTVVMLPMLNPDGAELFQRENAFGVDINRDVRRMSTAEARVLKAVRDSIKPQFGFNLHDQNARTLGRPGNQRVGIALLAPAAEATNSFGPGRADARLVAARIRSVLEREIPGRVARYDDTFNPRAFGDLMQSWGTRLVLIESGALPDDPDKQRLRRVNVVGILSALDAIASGDFRNENADTYTAMPVNSGSAVDVVIRGASLVMPGQAPARVDLSFNYDDALRQGRARVREVGDLDEVVAFDTVSAAGLFIHPAPAMLTEQGGKLWLRTGTTVQMTLRRGPDAASELVREFGTQP from the coding sequence ATGTCCCCGCGTTCTTGCCGAATCGCTGTTGTGGCACTCTCCACCGTTGCGGCCTGCACCGCTACCTCCCGTCCGTCTACGCGCCCCGCGCCCGCGGCCGAGTGCTGCCTTGAGCTGGGACGCCGGGTTGCCACCGAGCAGCGCGTCGGCGCCCTGGAAAACCGTCGCTTCAACCACGCGCAATACTGGTCGGCCATCGCGCCGTCGCTGACGGCGAAGGCGCTGCGCGTGACGCCGGTCGGCGCCTCCACCCACGGCCGGCCATTGCGGGCCATCACGTTCGGCACCGGCCCCACCACCGTCTTCCTCTGGTCGCAGATGCACGGCGACGAGTCCACGGCGACGATGGCGCTTGCCGACCTGCTGGCCTGGTTCGCGCTCGCCGACACCCAGCGGGACCCGGTGCGCGACCGCCTCGCGTCACAACTCACGGTCGTGATGCTGCCGATGCTCAATCCCGACGGCGCGGAACTCTTCCAGCGCGAGAACGCCTTCGGCGTGGACATCAATCGCGACGTCCGCCGGATGTCGACGGCGGAGGCGCGCGTGCTCAAGGCGGTGCGCGATTCCATCAAGCCGCAGTTCGGCTTCAATCTCCACGATCAGAACGCCCGCACGCTGGGCCGGCCGGGCAACCAGCGTGTCGGCATCGCGCTGCTGGCCCCCGCCGCTGAGGCAACGAACAGCTTCGGTCCCGGGCGCGCCGACGCGCGGCTCGTCGCGGCGCGCATCCGGTCGGTGCTCGAACGCGAGATCCCGGGACGCGTTGCCCGCTACGACGACACGTTCAATCCGCGCGCCTTCGGTGACCTGATGCAGTCGTGGGGCACGCGCCTCGTGCTTATCGAGAGCGGGGCGCTCCCGGACGACCCGGACAAGCAGCGCCTGCGGCGCGTCAACGTCGTCGGCATTCTCAGCGCGCTCGATGCGATTGCGTCCGGCGACTTCCGCAACGAGAACGCCGATACCTACACCGCAATGCCGGTCAACAGCGGCTCGGCGGTGGACGTGGTGATCCGCGGCGCTTCGCTGGTGATGCCCGGCCAGGCACCGGCGCGCGTCGACCTCTCGTTCAACTACGACGACGCGCTGCGCCAGGGGCGTGCCCGCGTGCGCGAAGTCGGCGACCTCGATGAGGTGGTGGCGTTCGACACCGTCTCGGCCGCCGGACTGTTCATCCACCCCGCGCCGGCGATGCTGACCGAGCAGGGGGGCAAGCTGTGGCTGCGCACCGGGACGACGGTGCAGATGACCCTGCGTCGCGGACCCGACGCCGCAAGCGAACTCGTGCGGGAGTTCGGCACGCAGCCCTGA
- a CDS encoding aminopeptidase has translation MRLRWGSVGVALLIACGGVALVTAGTRTGRYLVRAAWAEGKILRGRRAIADLVRDSTTDAVTRGKLQLVLAARAYAADTLGFPAKDAFTKYTRLKSDTLVLVLSGAARDTLAPVTWWFPIVGRVPYKGFFDVKQAQREEQRLRDRGFDAYLRPAPAFSTLGFFNDPVLSTTLSADSAEVANTVVHELTHNRYYAAGSAVFNESFANFVGARGAAAFFRSRGDTLNAALCDRRWEDQKRLGAFWTRVVDSLEVAYAAHPGPAGKPARLEARDRVYAWARRLLVDSVGPTLTTYPTWYAARVRLDNAALLARRVYMTDLGRFDAVWESEEKDLRRTVERIVREHRALR, from the coding sequence ATGCGCCTGCGCTGGGGGAGCGTGGGGGTGGCGCTGCTCATCGCCTGCGGCGGCGTTGCGCTGGTCACCGCCGGCACGCGCACGGGACGTTATCTCGTGCGAGCCGCGTGGGCGGAGGGGAAGATCCTTCGCGGGCGCCGAGCGATCGCCGACCTCGTGCGCGATTCGACAACGGACGCGGTGACGCGCGGCAAGCTGCAGTTGGTGCTCGCGGCGCGCGCGTACGCGGCCGACACGCTCGGGTTCCCCGCCAAGGACGCCTTCACCAAGTACACGCGGCTCAAGTCGGACACGCTGGTGCTGGTGCTGAGCGGCGCGGCGCGGGACACGCTGGCCCCCGTGACGTGGTGGTTCCCCATTGTCGGGCGCGTGCCGTACAAGGGGTTCTTTGACGTGAAGCAGGCGCAGCGGGAGGAACAGCGGCTGCGCGACCGCGGCTTCGATGCCTACCTGCGGCCGGCGCCGGCGTTCAGCACGCTCGGCTTCTTCAACGACCCCGTGCTCTCGACGACGCTCAGCGCCGACTCCGCCGAGGTGGCGAACACGGTGGTGCACGAGCTGACGCACAACCGGTACTACGCCGCCGGATCCGCGGTCTTCAACGAAAGCTTCGCGAACTTCGTGGGAGCCCGCGGCGCGGCCGCCTTCTTCCGCTCGCGGGGTGACACGCTCAACGCGGCGCTCTGCGATCGTCGCTGGGAGGACCAGAAGCGGCTCGGCGCGTTCTGGACGCGCGTTGTGGATTCGCTCGAGGTCGCGTACGCCGCGCATCCGGGTCCGGCAGGCAAGCCGGCACGGCTCGAAGCGCGCGACCGTGTGTATGCATGGGCCCGTCGGCTGCTCGTGGACAGCGTTGGTCCCACGCTCACCACCTACCCGACGTGGTACGCCGCACGCGTGCGGCTCGACAACGCGGCGCTGCTCGCACGGCGGGTGTACATGACCGATCTCGGCCGGTTCGATGCGGTGTGGGAGAGTGAGGAGAAGGACCTGCGGCGGACGGTCGAGCGGATTGTCAGAGAGCACCGGGCACTGCGTTAG
- a CDS encoding alpha/beta hydrolase, producing MMRRACLLALVLSACGRGTPPATLPEPVAPPAPLPRAAEPRSYAALDTGPVRVNILLATTRRSQPSDRPGLRFGPEDGDSLQFAAVSVNVPSYRVRGTGDLPRPGTLRDNALTYRPDPQRDFFVTTTIPVDSARFVQRLAADLATTRSRDLLVFVHGYNVSFEDAAVRAAQVAADLNFDGTVLLFSWPSAASVTAYVRDQQSARNAGFQLLRVLRNHAVAAQPDRIHLLGHSMGVEVIGKAITLTAATDSTPRLAEVVLAAPDVDSRVFRREILPRLAPHAARITLYASSDDDALRASRVVNGAGRLGLGGDSLAVIDGMDTIDASRVTADVLGHTLFGNQGFLADLAMLLADGKAPAERRLLPSTKDGLTFYRFRGDRR from the coding sequence ATGATGCGCCGCGCCTGCCTTCTCGCGCTCGTCCTCTCCGCCTGCGGCCGCGGCACGCCGCCCGCCACCCTGCCCGAACCCGTCGCGCCACCGGCGCCGCTGCCCCGCGCGGCCGAGCCCCGGTCGTATGCAGCGCTCGACACGGGCCCCGTGCGCGTGAACATATTGCTCGCCACGACGCGGCGTTCGCAGCCGAGCGATCGCCCGGGGCTTCGCTTCGGCCCCGAGGACGGCGACTCGCTGCAGTTCGCCGCCGTCAGCGTGAACGTCCCGTCGTACCGCGTGCGCGGCACCGGGGATCTTCCCCGCCCCGGCACCCTGCGCGACAACGCGCTCACGTACCGTCCCGACCCGCAACGCGACTTCTTCGTCACGACCACGATTCCGGTGGATAGCGCGCGCTTCGTGCAGCGGCTCGCCGCCGACCTCGCGACCACGCGCTCGCGCGACCTGCTCGTCTTCGTGCACGGCTACAACGTCTCGTTCGAGGATGCCGCCGTGCGCGCCGCGCAGGTCGCGGCCGACCTCAACTTCGACGGCACGGTCCTGCTCTTCTCCTGGCCGTCCGCCGCCTCGGTGACGGCCTACGTGCGCGATCAGCAGTCGGCCCGCAATGCGGGCTTCCAACTGCTTCGCGTGCTGCGCAACCACGCCGTGGCCGCGCAGCCGGACCGCATTCACCTGCTTGGCCACTCGATGGGTGTCGAGGTCATCGGCAAGGCGATCACGCTGACTGCCGCCACCGACTCGACGCCACGCCTGGCCGAGGTCGTGCTGGCGGCCCCCGACGTCGACTCCCGCGTCTTCCGCCGCGAGATCCTCCCGCGCCTCGCCCCGCACGCCGCGCGCATCACGCTGTACGCGTCGAGCGATGATGACGCGTTGCGCGCCTCGCGCGTCGTCAACGGCGCCGGCCGGCTTGGCCTTGGCGGCGATTCACTCGCCGTCATCGACGGCATGGACACCATCGATGCCAGCCGGGTGACCGCCGACGTGCTCGGCCATACGCTCTTCGGCAATCAGGGCTTCCTGGCCGACCTCGCCATGCTGCTCGCCGACGGCAAGGCGCCCGCGGAGCGACGGCTGCTGCCCTCGACGAAGGACGGCTTGACGTTCTACCGGTTCCGCGGCGATCGGCGCTAG
- a CDS encoding Plug domain-containing protein, which translates to MRHLLAAVLALLVNGNAVASQAPPAGQDSTVRLREFWVRRSIGIGVFITRAEIERRHPQSSLDIFRGVIGIQVVTSTQGATRLVTTRRAATPVRLRKTPGAECPLQFYVDGHFLSSDIFSIDDLTPDAIEAVEIFRGPSEVPTQFRQTDVDCGLVVIWTRGAPPSSRRDR; encoded by the coding sequence ATGCGACACCTGCTGGCGGCTGTTCTGGCACTTCTGGTGAACGGAAACGCCGTGGCGTCGCAGGCGCCGCCGGCCGGCCAGGATTCGACCGTTCGATTGCGCGAGTTCTGGGTGCGCCGGTCGATCGGCATCGGGGTCTTCATCACGCGCGCGGAGATCGAGCGCCGGCATCCGCAGTCGAGCCTCGACATCTTCCGGGGCGTCATTGGCATCCAGGTGGTCACCAGCACGCAGGGCGCCACGAGACTGGTGACGACGCGACGGGCCGCGACGCCGGTGCGCCTGCGCAAGACGCCGGGCGCGGAGTGCCCGCTGCAGTTCTATGTGGACGGACACTTCCTGTCGTCGGACATCTTCTCGATCGACGACCTCACGCCCGACGCGATCGAGGCGGTCGAGATCTTCCGGGGGCCGTCCGAAGTGCCGACGCAGTTCCGCCAGACCGACGTCGACTGCGGCCTGGTGGTCATCTGGACGCGAGGGGCGCCCCCGTCGTCTCGGCGCGACCGCTAG